GGCCCCAGGCGCGACGAATGCGCTGGCGAATGAAATGCGAGTTTGCCGCAATGGCATCCACGCGCGCTGCAGAACTGGTGTCCCACTCGCGCAGGCTGTGAAACAGGAACGGCATGACGCGGCGGGTCAGAGCGCCAGCGCTGTCTTTATAATCGTGATAATGGTCCCAAAGATACCGCATTGGCGAATGACAATAACAAAGATGAAAGGCATCCGGCGCCGCAATAACGCCCTTGGCCGGCCCGGATTCGCTGCTGATCACAAGGTCGTAACCGCGCAGGTCGAGCTCCTCGAGCGCGCGCGGCATGAGTGGCAGATATTTCTGATAATGTTTAGCCGCACCCGGCAGACGGTTGATGAAGGTCGTCTTGATCGGACGACTCTTAATCAGAGCGGAGGTTGCTTCCGGAACATAGACATGCGTGAAGATGTCAGCATTGGGAAACAACTTGATGAGGCGCTCCAATACGCGCTCACCTCCCCGCATTCCCACCAGCCAATAATGGATAATCGCAACGCGTTTGAACGTTCGCAAAGTGGTCATCGCTGGCGCCCCAATCAGCTATAATATTCCTTATACTGGTTGAAATAGTAGGACGCATCGCCATGACCGAAGCGGGCCTGCTTGCGGATATCGACCTGGCTGAGCACGATACCCGCCATGTTAATCCTGCCACGCGGAAGGAGTTTGAGCGCGCTCTTAACCGCATGATCGGTCACTTTGCGCCAGCGTGCGACGAACACCACCGCATCGGCAATCGTCGCAAGGATGCGCGTATCCGCCGACGGCAGCACCGGCGCCCCGTCCAGAACGATGTAAGTAAAGTCGGCTCTCAACTTCTGAATGAGCGCGGCCATCGCGTCGCCGGCGAGGATGTCGCTGCTTTGCGTGCGCGTGTCGTTAAAGGGCAGGAGCCAGGCGCCGCTCGCCTCGTCGAGTACAAGCGCATCCTCGATCTCCGCGTCACCGCGCAAAACCTCGAAGAGGCCAGCATCTCGCCGTTCCACGATCATCGAATTCACGCTGCGCCGGTGCGGATCGCAATCGATCAAGAGCACCTTTTCGTTCTCCAGCGCCGCGATCCGCGACAGGCAGGCGGAGATTGTGCTCTTGCCTTCCTTGGGTAGGGCCGATGTGATCAGCACGACCTGGGCGTGCACATCGCTGGAATAGCCGATCGCTGCTCGCAATGCGCGGAACGCCTCGGCAAATGCGACATTCTCTTTCTCGACTATCGCATCGATCGGGGGGCCTTTGCCTTTGCCCAGCGACCCGAGCAGCGGGATAGACCCGAGATACTGGACGCCGACCCGTGTCTCGACATCTTCGCCGGTCGTCAGACCGGTGAAGAAGAGTTCGGCGAGAAAAGCGGAGATAAGGCCAGCGCCCATACCGAGAAGGCCCGCCAACACGATATTAAGCGTCACCTTAGGGCTGCTGGGCTGACTTGGCACCTGGGCCCACGAGATCACGCGCGCTTCGGCTTTTTCGGTGCCGTCTTGCGCTGCGGCAGCCTTATAGCGATCGAGATAGGCGGTGTAGAGCGCCTGCGAAGTCTCGGCCTTGCTGCTCAGCTCCGCGAAGCCGACCAGCGCCTTGTTGCTTGTTCCCAGCGTGCTGCGGGCGCCGCTAAGATTTGACCCGACCGCATTCAAACGCTGCTGCGAAACATTGACGCGCGCATTGAGACCCGAGACGATCTTGCCGATTTCGTCACGGATCGACCTGTCAATCTCAGCAAGCTGGTTCTTGGTTTTGACGACCTCAGGATGCCGCTCTCCGTAGCGTGATTCCAGATTTGCGAGTTCGGAAGCGAGGCTGGCCCTTTGCGTCTTGAGCGACCCCACAACGCCTGACTGAAGCGACTCACCGACGTCTTCTCCGGCGGCGCCATTGCGCATCTGCCGGCGCGCTTCGGCGAGCCGCGCGCTATCTTCCGCTGCCGCGGCACGCGCGCCGGCCACCTGCTGGTTATAGATCGAAACTTCCTGCTCGGTCAGCTGCGCGGCATTCACGCTGAGCAGATTATGCGCGACGCGATATTGCTGAACCGCCTCATTATCCGCCTGTGCCTGTTTGCGAAGGCCGTCCAAACGCTTGGAAAGGAAGGTCAGCGCATTCTGGTTGGCTTCGCGCTTACGGGCCAGCGCATCGAGCGCATATTGACGTCCATATTCGTTGACGACGGCTGCCGCGAAATCGGGGTCAGCGGATTCGTAAGATAGGACTAGCATATAGGTGACGCCTGTGCGCGTTACCTTGAGGCCTCGCTGGAGGACGTCGATGACGAATTCGCGCTGGGCCTGGGCATCGTAGGCACGACGTGACACCGGAAGCGGCGCACCGGTTACAAAAGAGCGCAAACGCGCAAGCTTGCCCGGTTGCACGTTGCTGGGATCGAAGGCCGCGGACTTGTAAAGATTGAGGCTCTCGGCAACCTTGTTGGCCATCGCGCGCGACGAGATGATCAGAACCTCGGTATCGACCTGCGCAGACGACAGGGCTCCCTGCTGGAGAACCTCCTCCTGATTACCCGGAGCGACCTGCTCCTTGCTCGTGTCGATGACAACCTGCGCCGAGGCGGAATAGATCCGAGTTTGCGTGACGGTGAGAATCACGCCCAACGCAAAGATCGCCAGAAAGATCGACAGGAACAAAGTGCGCCGGCGGCGCAAGATGCTGGCAATAGCGCCAAAATTGACGCGATCGTCGGTCGTGGCTTGAGCGGAGCCCCCGGTCAGGGCGAGGTTCTGCGACGCCAGCTCGGGATCCCGGTAGAGAGTAATCTCATTGTTCACGCTGATCTAACCCACTACCGCCAATGCGGCTCCTGATACCAAGGCATGCCCGCATGATGCAACGCAGCAATTGGCTATTTCGTAATGATCATACTTAATGACACGCGGTTGTTGCGAAAATTGGGTCCGATTATGACACCTGACGATGAGCGCTCCTGCCGGTTGTATGTGAGTGCTACCGAGAGAAAGCGATTAACGATGCGCCGCGCGCTTATCCCATACAACCAATACGACTCAGAGCGGTCGATGCCGCGAAAGTTGCGCCTTTCAAGCTGAACATTTCCTGTCAGGATCAGCGTCCGCAATAGTTCATGGTTCATGTTCAGACTGAATGTGCTGACCATGACACCCGGCACGTCGCGCTGCGCACTGTCCGTGAGAGACCGACGAGCCCCGAACGAAAAGCTCGTGAGCGCAGTCGGCTCGTAACTTATGGTCGCATTATAATTCAGTCCGGCAAAATCGGTGAACTGCGGGTCGTCAAATTCCTGCCGAATATATCCGAGCGAAACTTCGCCATGGAGAAGACGTGTCAGTTCAAAGCCGACGCCACCCATAGCGGTGGCGCCTTTTGATGAACGATCCCGACCAAGATTGGGGCGGGCATAATCGACCTCGTTATAGGAGCCCGACACGAACACATTTGTCGTAGGTCCTACCTGATAGGCAAGACGCCCTCCAAACGTGTCGATCGTTCGATCGCGGAAGGACTGGTCGACGATCATTCCGCGCTCCCGCGCGTCGCTATATCGATAGCGCGAACGGCCGATATTGGCTGAAACGATGAAGCGATTGAGTTGCTTGCTCGCGGATAGCGAACCCGTCATGAGCTGATATTTGACGTAACGGTCGAAGTCGGGATCGTCGCCGAGGCTGCCACGCTCCTCGACTTCGCGGCCATAGCTAAACGCGCCGCTAACGGGAAATGTGCGCGTTATATCGAGCCTCCCGTTCGCCTTGACGCGATAGGCGTCGTTATTCTGGCTGCTGCGCTTGGCATAGCGGCGATGTTGTGACGAGGCGTCGACCGTGAGCTGATTGCTCGACCAGGTTGATGTCGCCTTGACCCTGGGCGCTACCGTTCCCACCACATCCGAGCCGCGGCGGTCTCTCAGGAGGACATTGTCGTCGAAGGTCGTTCCGAAGGTCAGAGTGGGTATCAATCGGAAGCCGCCGGCGACCACGCCCTGCCCTTCGACCGGTGCGCCCTGGAGTTGGGCAAGCGCGCTTTCGGTCGGCAAACTGATGACCGCGCAAGCCAGGATCCACCGCAACTGCTTCACTGATGCAAACCCCCGACTCAGCATATTATCCTATTACCTTTCCCGGGCGAAGGATCTCGCGCCACCACAGCGCAGGATCATACTCGGGTCAACGCTATGCTCTTGCCATCACAGCAGCCTGCAAGCGCTGCAGGTTGGATCGCGCGAGCGATGCCGGCAGTCCCCCTACTTCTTGAAATTATCGAATGGTTTGAGGACGCGGTAAATGAAAAACAACGTTCCCATCAGGACTGCGATCGCCAACAGATGGCTGGTGGCATCGCCCAGCTTCAACGCGCGGTTGCCGAGCCAGTTTGCCGTTGCGCAGCCGACGCTCGCGATCAGATATTGCCAGAGAGAGTCCGACGGATCGGGCGAGCTCGACCTTTGCATGAAAAGAACGACAAGGCCTGCGAAGATGGCGACAGTGCCCCAGTCATAGACGGTTTCCATAATACCCCGGCATGTGGAAAATCAATTCGTGCCCGCGTAAGTCTGTCGCTGCCACCCAGGCAGGTTAGCAGCACATTGGAAGGCGGGCAAAGGATAAGGCTCCGAGTTGGCACGGTGGTGCATGACAAGCTGCGGAGCGCCGGTTGCAGCCTAGGTTCGTCCGCAGCTTGTCATGCGTGGTTTGGAAATAGTTTCCTCGCCACGCCATGTCGGCGCGCAACGCTAACCCAGGAAGCCTCAACGATTTGTTACGGCTCTACCAATGATCAGAAATCGACCTTCCATCACCAGGGATCGATGAGAAACGACTGCCGGATCATGAGAGAATGCACGGCATAAAAAAAAGCCACTGGCGAGACATCTCACCAGTGGCAATTTTTTGCTGAGAAGCAGAATTAGGCGGTCGCGAGCGACGCCGAGTTCCGCTGACGACGACGAGCGACGCCGCCGATCGCGCCGAGGCCCATGATCATCATCGCCCACGTGCCGGCTTCAGGCACCGCGTTCGGCGTAAAGGTCGCCACGCCGGAGAACGCGCCGTTACCGCGCGAGGTGTAAGTCACCACAATCTGGTTGATGAACGGATCGGCCAGAACCGGGAGATCCGTGATCGAAGCAAACTCGACCGCACCGTTCTGCAGCCGCGTGTAAGTGGCTTCGACACCATTTACGAAGACGCTGATGAAGTCGAGGTCGTTAGCGGAGTTCAACCGACCGCTGGTGTTCAGCGAACCCGTACCCGTACCGTTCACCGGAACGCGGAACTGAAACGTGTCGGTGAACGTGCCGGCCGGCAGACCATTAAGGTCGAACGAGGCCGAGATAACGCCGTTTGCATCCGACGTGGCGGTGAACACGCCGCTGGCGTCGTTCACATTGTAGGTGGTGTCGGCATGCGCCGCGCCCGAGAATGCGACGGAAAGAGCAACCGCTCCCATCGCTCCCAGAATCTTATGCTTCAAAGCCATACTCAACCTCCCAAACCATTGCCCGGCTGCAACCGGCGAATCACGCGTAATGAGACGCAATCGAGTCGTTAGCGAAATCTTAATACTAAGTATAGTGCTGAGCAGATTTTTTACTGACAATTTCGTCCAATAACGGCGACGGATATGGCGGTTGCAACGCCTCAAACTAGCGACCTGATGTTTGGTTGCATCGCGGCAGGATCGATCCGTCTCGATCGTGTAAAATTCGCGCAATTTTGCGTTTAGAAAGCAAATAATGCCCACTTCATCGAACTGCAGCGATACCCGCCAGGGCTTTTCGGCCCGATCGATCACCATAGCCTGCTGGGTTGCGGCGCGAAATCTGCCACCGTTCTGCCTGGATTTTGAGGCATAGGCAGCCTAGCGGCGAGAGCATCGAGGGCTGTCGAGGAGACGCTCGTCAGCTCTCTCAGGAAAATAAAAGCCTAGACCTGATTAAGCTCAAGTCCAGGCTCAAATTTGCGAGTTGAAACGGCTTTACTCGAACCGCCAAAACTATCGGGAAGTCTTGGGGGCCGCGAAACCGGGCTGATATTCTATATTGGCACTCTTTTTTAAGGCAGCAACCCGATTCTTCAGCGTGTCCCGTCCGGCCTCAGTCTGCAGAAGATTTCGCGCGACCTGCAAGGCCTTTTCGCCCTCCAGCGGCGAAGGCTGCCTTTGCACGACGGCGCTAACCAGCATCATCCCAGCTTGCGGGACCTTGAATACTTCTCCGGGCTGAAGTGCGTTGATTTTGTCAAAATCGCTTTTGGTGAATGTCGCCGAATCTGCCGTTATGCCCCCGCGCTGGAATGCTATACCTTGGCTTTCTAGGCGCGATGCGACGTCGTCCAACCGTGCGGCGCCATCCACCAGCTCTGGCCGGAAGTCACCCAAGCCTATACGGATCTGGTCCATACGGTAGACAATACGCTGGGAAAACCGCCAGGGATTGGCTCGCATGTAAGCTTCAACATCGGCGTCATAAGGCTTGCTCACCCCGGAAAGCAGTTTTTTTCCATAGGCATCGATGAGCAGGGCCTGGTTAGCTGCGCGTGATCGCAGGAGGTAGTCCTGGGAGCGATCGAGTCCTTCTTCCTTGGCTGCCTGAGCCAAGAGCCGCTTCTGGATCATGTCGTCGAGAACGAGGTTCTGGAGAGTTTTCGCGTCCTGCTTTTCATCCGGCGTTACCGTCGACAGGATCGCGTTGAGCTCAGGACGAGTGATCTCTTCGCCGTTGACCGTGGCGATCACCTGCCCATCCGGCTTATCTTCACATCCCGCCAGCGACAACGAAGCAACCGCAACTACAGCATAGCGCCACATATTATCATCCTCAGCGTTACTCGAATGACCAAAGCCATAGTGAATTAGCAGGCCCGCGAGACGTACTCGGGACCAGTCTTATATCGCCCGCAGGAAGTCGGAACTTCGCCGATGACGTTGCAAAACAGCCCTCCCACGAAGACCTATCGAATGTCGGGCGGGCCGTCCATCGGACTTTGACGGTCGTCGCAGGTCCCGCGCTGCGCCGTACTAGGCCAAATCGCTTGCCGACCGAATGCCAACGGGCTTGACAGCCGGACACCTCGCGGACAGCGTTGCGACGGCGTTAACTATCTTTTCATGTGCATCTCCTATTTGGTCGAGGCCGGGGTCGAACCCATGCCTGGGACGACACGAGCGTCGGCATGAAATGGCTGCTTCTCGAATAGGTGAATGATGGATCTGGTTTCACGACTGTCCCCCGCTGGAAAGGCGAAAATCAAAAGTCTGTCTGGACCTCGTCCGGCTAGGTTCTTGAGAACCTTAGCGGGCACCTGGGCCGTGGTCGCGACCGCGATTGCTACGGCGATATATTTCGATCACCCGTTCGCCTATATCTTCGCGATCTGCATCGTTGCCACAAGGCAGAACCTTCTCGCCTTGCTCATCCATGAGCAGACGCATTATCTTGGTCTCAACTCGCGGCTTGGCGATTTGATCGTGAATGTTTTCGGCGCTTATCCGCTGCTCGCGGTGACGGTGGAGGATTATGCGTCGATCCACCTCAGCCACCATCGCAACTACTTTACTTCGGAGGATCCCGATTTTCTGCGCAAGAGCGGACCGGACTGGGAGTTCCCTATGTCTGGCCGCAAGCTTGCGGGCTTGTTTCTGCAGGATCTGATCGGGCTCAGCTTCATCAAGTTCGCCCTCACGAAGAAGCCTACGCGGGAGAAGGCCAAGCCCTTCAAGCGCAAATTCCCGCTGCCGAAGTGGGTGAGGCCGGCATATTTTGTCGCAATCGCGACCCTTCTGACGCTGTGCGGCGGCTGGTTCTATTTTCTCACTTTGTGGGTCCTGCCGCTCCTGACGGTCCTCCCTATGATCGTGCGGTGGGGGGCGATCTGCGAGCATTATTATGGTGATGAAGGCGCCAATGTCGAAGAGACGTCACCCATCATTTTGAAGTCGAGGCTCGGTGCGCTGCTTCTGCCGAACCTCAATTTCACGATGCACGCCTACCATCACTATTTTCCCGGTGTGTCATTTGGTGCGCTTCCGGAGGTGCATCGGATCTTTGAAGCCGAGGGCCTGGTTCGAAGCGACCGCGTATTCTCAGGTCATCGCGACTATCTCCGGTTCGTTTTGTCCGGTACCCGGCGGGAACATGGGGCCAACGATCCATTCTTCGGTGTTCTGCCAGCCCAAGATCTCGCCACAAAAGAAGCCTGATCCAATTCGTTGTTAGTGTTGAGGGCAAGCTCGCACTGCCTTGTGCGGCGAACCAGGGGTTTCTCGGAGTACGACAACGTCGGCCCTCAACCCGCTTGTATCACCTGACGCTTCTCGCGGCTGATAAGCTGCGCTTTGATAGTGAGCCGGTCTGAAGCGGATACGCTGCGAAGGATCGGTTCCACCTTTCCCGATCACAAACGCTCTTCGCCTGTTTCAGTCAGAGCCGTTGCAGTGAAGCCTGTCCAGGCTTGCCAATGGCGGAAGCCAACCCGCCTGCCCTCCTTAGCTCCAAAAAAATTGAAGCTCGGCGAGCAGTCGAACATTAACTACATTATTTGTTAACCAGATGCTTTCTATGCCGGACACGAAACAACCATCCGGGAGTTTTGGAACGCTTCTCGTATCGAGACGCACTTCGTATCGTGAGGGCGGACCCGGCGTGATCTAAAAGATCATAACGGCAGGTGGTGGCGGAAATGGTGCCGTTTGCACGATCCTGCGTTGGGTATTCCGTAGATGACAGCATTCTAAGAATCTTGGTGAGAAAGGATCATCAATGAGCAGCTATCGCGACGAGGTAACGGGTATTCTCGCGAGCGCCGATATCATTGTCGGTGGATCGCGGCCGCACGACATTCGCGTCAACAATGAGGCATTTTTTGCCCGCTTTCTGAAAGACGGACGGCTTGGTCTCGGCGAAGCCTATGTTGATGGTTGGTGGGATTGCGACGCACTCGACGTCATGTTCGTCAAGCTGTTTGCTTCGCGGCATAAGGTCAGCCGGCAACTCAAGAGCGCTCGTTTTCTTGCGACCGCGATGCGAGCAAAGCTCCTCCCGGCTGGGTCTGACAAGCGCGCCTACAATATCGGCGCCAAGCACTATGATATTGGTAATAAGCTCTACGAAAAGATGCTGGATCCGCGTATGGTTTATACCTGCGCCTACTGGAAACATGCGACCACACTCGAGGCGGCCCAGGAGGCCAAGCTCGATCTGGTCTGCCGCAAATTGAAGCTCGAGCCGGGCATGCATGTTCTCGATGTCGGTTGCGGCTGGGGCAGTTTCGCGAAGTTTGCCGCAGAGCGATATGGCGTCCGCGTAACTGGTATCAGCGTATCCAAGGAGCAGATCGACCTTGGAAACAAGCGTTGTGCCGGCCTGCCGGTGTCGCTGGAATATATGGATTACCGTAATCTCAGCGAACAATATGATCGTATCGTCTCGATCGGCATGTTTGAGCATGTAGGATTGCAATATTACGATATCTTCATGAAGAAGATGACCGAAGCTCTGGCCGATGATGGCCTGATGCTTTTGCATACCATCGGCTTCAACGATTCGAAATTCTTCAATCCGTGGCTGGACAAGTACATATTCCCGGGCGCACACGTGCCTTCGCTCGCACAGATTACGTCACCAATGGAGAACCGCCTCACGGTCGAGCATCTTCAGAACATTGGTGTGAACTATGACCCAACATTGATGGCGTGGTATGACAACTTCATGGCTGCCTGGCCCGAGCTGGAAGGCGACTATGACGAGCGCTTCAAGCGGATGTGGTCCTATTACCTGCTGTCGTCTGCGGCAGGGTTCCGTGGTCGCTTCATCCAGGTGTGGCAATTTGTCTTGAGCAAAGAGGGCGTGCCGGGCGGCTACTACTTCGACGAGGAGGCGCGCTTTAAGTCTGGACGGGCCGAGCACGGGCCGTCCGTTTGATGGCGGCCCGTACCCTCGATGCATCCGCGATCAAGGCGGTCGCATGCTGTAGCAAACACTAGAATGTCTGTTTAATCTTCGGACCGTGCCAGCTCCTTCTACGCAGCATTCTGGTCATTAATGCCTCGTCCCTTGGAGGCTGACATAGGGGTGAGCCTTGTCGTCGCCGGGCTCGAGCTTTCTCAACCCCATAATTCGATAACGACGAGATCGTCTCCAGTCTCAACGTCGATCGCGTCCCCCTTACCCGTTTTCAACGGGCCAAGGTCAAGACGCGGATTGTAAAACCTGTAGTTCGCCGGTCGGTTCAACTTGAGTGGGATCGAACCGACTGCAGCATCGCTATTCTGCCACAGCAGCACGAAGATGTGTCCGTCCGAGCGATTCAGTTGAAGGATCTCGGCACCGGAAGGGGCGGCGGTCACGTAAGATCCGATCGGGCGCTGGGCACCCCGGTCATCACCCAGGATCCAAATCAGGTTATGGAGGGCCCGCGCAACCGGCTTGGGTACGAACTGACGATCGAAAAGGCCCCAATGCTTTTCGTAGCTCTTTCCGGAAGGGTCAGGATAGGCATCCAGGAGCTCGTAAATATAGGATCGCCTGACCCCTATAGCGGCATTTGTAGTGAGCCATTTCAAGGTCTGTTGGGTGCGCTTTGTAGGGTCCGCTCTGAGATCATTATACCCCATTTCCGTGAAGTATATCGGCTTGCCACCACCGACCATATGAGATTGGCGCTCGACCATTCCGGCCACCTTCGAGGCTAGGCTCTCATCGGATTGGGGATAAGCATGGATGTTGCCTGCGTCGACATCGCTCGGCTCCACAATCTTCGTCGGGCCGATCGATGAAGGTGCCAGCAGTGGCAGATCAGCGAGTGGCGACCCCCTTAAGGTTCGTCGCAGCGCGGACATATAGGCGATCGTCGCCGGATATTCCTTGCCCTTGATGTCACGTATTCCAGCGAACGTGACTGGAGAATTATTCACCTCGTTCGGCCCCTCGATTCCCGCAACTGACCGGGGATAGCGGGCTCGGAACGCCATCAGATTGGTAACCCGATCTTCGGGTGCTGCACCGCCAGAAACGATGAACATGAACTTGAGGCCGGACTTCGCTGCCTCAGCAAGACCCTGCTGCCCCTCACCACCGGGCCTTGGCGCAGCGTCACGGACGTGATCAATGCCGAGATACCTGACCGCTCCGATGACTTGCCGCCAATTCGCATAGCCACCGTCCGAATAGTTGAAATGCGTGTTAACGCCGATGCTATCCGTGAACTGACGGACCGACATCGCGCCGGCGGCAAAGACCCCAGTTGAGGCGGTGGCGGCAATGGCCGCGAATATCCGAGGAAGGACCCAGCTCATGAGTTGTGGAGGCTCCTTGATCCGACGCGCTGTATGTCAGACCAGCATAGAAGGAATGGCGACCTTTTGTCATCGGATTGCGATCACATGACGCGAGCGAAGGGCGGTGCGATCAGAAGTTTTGTGGGGCAGGCCCAATTTGTTGCCGATAGCCGGGCGGGTTGGTCCTCGCGCCGGATTGATCCAGTTTTCGATGCAGTGTTTCGCCCGCCGCGATATCTTGAATATGCCTTGTGGGCAAACCAGGGCGGCAGGCCACATGCCGGTCATGTCGTGGAAGTTAGGTGCGCAACGTGGGTCGCTGCCGGCTCAACCCTCGCGCTGTCTCGCCTATTGTGATTTGGGGGCAGAAAGGTTTCATCGTAAAAGGCGACTAAGCTGCTACCCGATCCATTGTTGCCAATGCGGGGCGGGTGAAAATCCGCTGCTCCTCTTTT
The Sphingomonas crocodyli genome window above contains:
- a CDS encoding GumC family protein, whose translation is MNNEITLYRDPELASQNLALTGGSAQATTDDRVNFGAIASILRRRRTLFLSIFLAIFALGVILTVTQTRIYSASAQVVIDTSKEQVAPGNQEEVLQQGALSSAQVDTEVLIISSRAMANKVAESLNLYKSAAFDPSNVQPGKLARLRSFVTGAPLPVSRRAYDAQAQREFVIDVLQRGLKVTRTGVTYMLVLSYESADPDFAAAVVNEYGRQYALDALARKREANQNALTFLSKRLDGLRKQAQADNEAVQQYRVAHNLLSVNAAQLTEQEVSIYNQQVAGARAAAAEDSARLAEARRQMRNGAAGEDVGESLQSGVVGSLKTQRASLASELANLESRYGERHPEVVKTKNQLAEIDRSIRDEIGKIVSGLNARVNVSQQRLNAVGSNLSGARSTLGTSNKALVGFAELSSKAETSQALYTAYLDRYKAAAAQDGTEKAEARVISWAQVPSQPSSPKVTLNIVLAGLLGMGAGLISAFLAELFFTGLTTGEDVETRVGVQYLGSIPLLGSLGKGKGPPIDAIVEKENVAFAEAFRALRAAIGYSSDVHAQVVLITSALPKEGKSTISACLSRIAALENEKVLLIDCDPHRRSVNSMIVERRDAGLFEVLRGDAEIEDALVLDEASGAWLLPFNDTRTQSSDILAGDAMAALIQKLRADFTYIVLDGAPVLPSADTRILATIADAVVFVARWRKVTDHAVKSALKLLPRGRINMAGIVLSQVDIRKQARFGHGDASYYFNQYKEYYS
- a CDS encoding XrtV sorting system accessory protein; protein product: METVYDWGTVAIFAGLVVLFMQRSSSPDPSDSLWQYLIASVGCATANWLGNRALKLGDATSHLLAIAVLMGTLFFIYRVLKPFDNFKK
- a CDS encoding FxDxF family PEP-CTERM protein produces the protein MVIDRAEKPWRVSLQFDEVGIICFLNAKLREFYTIETDRSCRDATKHQVASLRRCNRHIRRRYWTKLSVKNLLSTILSIKISLTTRLRLITRDSPVAAGQWFGRLSMALKHKILGAMGAVALSVAFSGAAHADTTYNVNDASGVFTATSDANGVISASFDLNGLPAGTFTDTFQFRVPVNGTGTGSLNTSGRLNSANDLDFISVFVNGVEATYTRLQNGAVEFASITDLPVLADPFINQIVVTYTSRGNGAFSGVATFTPNAVPEAGTWAMMIMGLGAIGGVARRRQRNSASLATA
- a CDS encoding SurA N-terminal domain-containing protein, translating into MWRYAVVAVASLSLAGCEDKPDGQVIATVNGEEITRPELNAILSTVTPDEKQDAKTLQNLVLDDMIQKRLLAQAAKEEGLDRSQDYLLRSRAANQALLIDAYGKKLLSGVSKPYDADVEAYMRANPWRFSQRIVYRMDQIRIGLGDFRPELVDGAARLDDVASRLESQGIAFQRGGITADSATFTKSDFDKINALQPGEVFKVPQAGMMLVSAVVQRQPSPLEGEKALQVARNLLQTEAGRDTLKNRVAALKKSANIEYQPGFAAPKTSR
- a CDS encoding fatty acid desaturase family protein encodes the protein MMDLVSRLSPAGKAKIKSLSGPRPARFLRTLAGTWAVVATAIATAIYFDHPFAYIFAICIVATRQNLLALLIHEQTHYLGLNSRLGDLIVNVFGAYPLLAVTVEDYASIHLSHHRNYFTSEDPDFLRKSGPDWEFPMSGRKLAGLFLQDLIGLSFIKFALTKKPTREKAKPFKRKFPLPKWVRPAYFVAIATLLTLCGGWFYFLTLWVLPLLTVLPMIVRWGAICEHYYGDEGANVEETSPIILKSRLGALLLPNLNFTMHAYHHYFPGVSFGALPEVHRIFEAEGLVRSDRVFSGHRDYLRFVLSGTRREHGANDPFFGVLPAQDLATKEA
- the cfa gene encoding cyclopropane fatty acyl phospholipid synthase, which codes for MSSYRDEVTGILASADIIVGGSRPHDIRVNNEAFFARFLKDGRLGLGEAYVDGWWDCDALDVMFVKLFASRHKVSRQLKSARFLATAMRAKLLPAGSDKRAYNIGAKHYDIGNKLYEKMLDPRMVYTCAYWKHATTLEAAQEAKLDLVCRKLKLEPGMHVLDVGCGWGSFAKFAAERYGVRVTGISVSKEQIDLGNKRCAGLPVSLEYMDYRNLSEQYDRIVSIGMFEHVGLQYYDIFMKKMTEALADDGLMLLHTIGFNDSKFFNPWLDKYIFPGAHVPSLAQITSPMENRLTVEHLQNIGVNYDPTLMAWYDNFMAAWPELEGDYDERFKRMWSYYLLSSAAGFRGRFIQVWQFVLSKEGVPGGYYFDEEARFKSGRAEHGPSV
- a CDS encoding outer membrane beta-barrel protein, translating into MKQLRWILACAVISLPTESALAQLQGAPVEGQGVVAGGFRLIPTLTFGTTFDDNVLLRDRRGSDVVGTVAPRVKATSTWSSNQLTVDASSQHRRYAKRSSQNNDAYRVKANGRLDITRTFPVSGAFSYGREVEERGSLGDDPDFDRYVKYQLMTGSLSASKQLNRFIVSANIGRSRYRYSDARERGMIVDQSFRDRTIDTFGGRLAYQVGPTTNVFVSGSYNEVDYARPNLGRDRSSKGATAMGGVGFELTRLLHGEVSLGYIRQEFDDPQFTDFAGLNYNATISYEPTALTSFSFGARRSLTDSAQRDVPGVMVSTFSLNMNHELLRTLILTGNVQLERRNFRGIDRSESYWLYGISARRIVNRFLSVALTYNRQERSSSGVIIGPNFRNNRVSLSMIITK